Proteins from a genomic interval of Chroococcidiopsis thermalis PCC 7203:
- a CDS encoding COP23 domain-containing protein has translation MIGNHTTKNLKKFTKYLATAIAVISGFGIANEFVRAEAVASAGGATTFHCIASGQGYATIAKRGERITAPVITWNSNEFGTQYTPHERCKIVSDRLSEVVAAKGGKLRNLQLTYGRVNSKPVICYVGSRNEICNRKNILMTLRESDRGKERQILEQLVTFSLKGTGTAVQQSAPQYYAPFGEEIERALSAE, from the coding sequence ATGATAGGCAATCACACAACTAAAAATTTAAAAAAATTTACTAAATATTTAGCAACAGCGATCGCAGTTATAAGTGGGTTCGGAATAGCTAACGAGTTCGTCCGAGCAGAAGCAGTAGCTAGCGCTGGGGGTGCGACGACCTTCCATTGCATAGCTTCAGGTCAGGGCTATGCCACGATCGCCAAACGCGGCGAACGGATCACAGCACCAGTGATTACCTGGAACAGCAATGAATTTGGGACGCAATACACGCCGCACGAGCGTTGTAAAATAGTTAGCGATCGCTTGAGTGAGGTTGTAGCAGCTAAAGGCGGGAAGCTGAGAAACTTGCAACTGACATACGGACGAGTTAACAGCAAACCAGTCATTTGTTATGTGGGCAGTCGAAACGAAATCTGCAACCGGAAAAATATTCTAATGACATTGCGCGAATCAGATCGAGGCAAAGAACGCCAAATTCTCGAACAATTAGTGACTTTCAGCCTGAAAGGAACGGGTACGGCAGTCCAACAAAGTGCGCCACAATATTATGCACCTTTTGGAGAAGAAATTGAGCGAGCGTTGTCAGCGGAATAA
- a CDS encoding serine/threonine-protein kinase produces the protein MTFPAQPETWIGRSIGDRQRYRLERRLGSGGMGDVFLAMDTLLGQHVALKLLKDKLAASKSLRKRFEREVAICAALKSDHIVNVSDYGVTDEGHPFYVMEYLRGDSLKQLLKQQQRLPVERTIKIVTQVCEGLRLAHSGIDLWWSGATASEHVKVVHRDLKPDNIFVVPTALGELVKILDFGIAKIRDESIDRTNLTYGFIGTFRYAAPEQLRAANTIDARADIYSLGVILYELLSGTDPFGFGAQAYSITGMGWAMAHKTKPPVPIRLQPGCENLSPQLEAAVMQCLQKSPNDRFASVEQLKKVLKATITHKPEAAIDNSLHPSPPAPTHPQPSVPVTPDVATTRAYIPPQPTETEVIPSTSLPDTLLPPHKQEVRANVQFPAAQQSNLTNSNTDDSILISPPARHRRLSTSTLFFVGAAIGVGIVALGAVVYSYIQFRLTAQVIDEIQTLKHQARYEACASRAETVTRDSTVYAEAQAILNECHLEHAKQLAGSSNFAEAIAIARQIPQDSPLYSQAQILIQDWSEI, from the coding sequence ATGACATTTCCTGCTCAGCCAGAAACCTGGATTGGTCGGAGTATTGGCGATCGCCAACGCTATCGCTTGGAGAGGCGCTTGGGTTCAGGCGGAATGGGCGATGTTTTTCTGGCAATGGATACCTTATTAGGACAACACGTAGCATTGAAGTTGCTAAAAGACAAATTAGCAGCGTCAAAGTCTTTGAGGAAGAGGTTCGAGCGGGAAGTTGCTATTTGTGCAGCCCTAAAAAGCGATCATATCGTGAATGTGAGCGATTATGGCGTTACAGATGAAGGTCATCCTTTCTATGTCATGGAGTATCTGCGCGGGGACAGCCTGAAACAATTGCTGAAACAACAGCAACGGTTACCCGTCGAGCGAACGATCAAAATTGTGACTCAGGTTTGTGAAGGATTGCGTCTAGCTCACTCAGGCATCGATCTCTGGTGGAGTGGAGCGACAGCCAGCGAACACGTCAAGGTAGTTCATCGCGATCTCAAACCAGACAATATATTTGTCGTGCCTACAGCATTGGGAGAATTGGTGAAGATTCTGGACTTTGGAATTGCCAAAATCCGCGATGAATCGATCGATCGCACGAATCTGACTTATGGATTTATCGGCACGTTTCGCTATGCTGCTCCAGAACAGTTGCGGGCTGCCAACACTATAGACGCAAGAGCAGATATCTACAGCTTGGGTGTCATCCTCTACGAACTCCTCAGCGGCACAGATCCATTTGGTTTTGGCGCTCAAGCCTATTCGATTACGGGCATGGGTTGGGCAATGGCACACAAGACAAAACCACCGGTTCCCATCAGGTTACAGCCTGGTTGCGAAAATTTATCGCCGCAACTAGAAGCAGCTGTCATGCAGTGCTTGCAAAAATCACCTAACGATCGCTTTGCCTCCGTAGAGCAATTAAAAAAAGTATTAAAAGCTACTATTACCCACAAGCCTGAAGCAGCGATCGATAATTCTCTTCATCCATCTCCACCTGCACCCACGCACCCACAACCATCTGTTCCTGTCACACCTGACGTGGCAACGACTAGAGCCTACATACCTCCACAGCCAACAGAAACAGAAGTCATTCCTTCGACATCGCTGCCAGACACCTTGTTACCTCCCCATAAGCAAGAAGTTCGGGCAAACGTTCAGTTCCCTGCCGCACAGCAGAGTAATCTAACTAATTCCAACACGGACGATTCAATTTTAATATCTCCACCAGCGCGTCATCGCCGCTTATCCACCTCTACTTTATTTTTTGTCGGTGCGGCTATTGGTGTTGGTATTGTGGCACTGGGAGCAGTAGTTTATTCATACATTCAGTTTCGTCTGACAGCTCAAGTTATCGATGAAATTCAAACTTTAAAACATCAAGCACGATACGAAGCTTGTGCGAGTAGAGCTGAGACAGTTACCCGCGATTCAACAGTTTACGCCGAAGCGCAGGCAATACTAAATGAGTGTCATCTCGAACATGCCAAGCAACTCGCAGGAAGTAGTAACTTTGCTGAAGCGATCGCTATTGCCAGACAAATTCCTCAAGACAGTCCTCTCTATTCCCAAGCTCAAATCCTGATTCAAGACTGGTCGGAGATTTGA
- a CDS encoding phosphate/phosphite/phosphonate ABC transporter substrate-binding protein, with amino-acid sequence MSEASKKNILIPNSEFRIPNSEFSRRTLLLQLFLLTACGVRSLSSKRQGLVLGVVSYNAGEQTINRYAKFTRYLSEKIGVIVQLEPAFNENKALERIRNHAWSLAFAEPGLAAIAIDQHRYTPILSLQGIANLRSILVVRKDNPIVELKELQNQPLALGQPGSATGYFFPIYNLYGLTLAEIMLAPTPKTVLEWVATGKATAGALSKEELYLHSSYFSPTEFRILHTDPHEVPPGVVLVAPNVDKNLRQQIYQIMNGVPSILAQEAGYIPNSSAPDYGYMISVVKRVRAIFPDEYEHGATPLQLKPARLLDNISI; translated from the coding sequence ATGAGCGAAGCTTCTAAAAAGAATATATTAATTCCGAATTCCGAATTCCGAATTCCGAATTCCGAATTCTCCCGCCGTACGTTACTTTTACAATTATTTCTACTTACAGCATGTGGGGTGCGATCGCTATCGAGCAAGCGCCAAGGCTTAGTTCTCGGTGTAGTCAGTTATAACGCAGGGGAACAGACCATCAATCGTTATGCCAAATTTACTCGATATTTAAGTGAAAAAATTGGAGTTATCGTACAATTAGAACCTGCTTTTAACGAAAATAAGGCTCTAGAACGAATTCGGAATCATGCTTGGTCTTTAGCTTTTGCCGAGCCTGGATTAGCTGCGATCGCGATCGACCAACACCGATACACCCCGATATTGTCACTTCAGGGCATCGCTAATTTGCGCTCTATTTTAGTCGTGCGCAAAGATAATCCGATCGTTGAGTTAAAAGAATTACAAAATCAACCGCTTGCCCTCGGACAACCAGGTTCGGCTACCGGATATTTTTTTCCCATTTACAATCTCTACGGTCTAACTCTAGCAGAGATTATGCTTGCACCCACACCTAAAACAGTTTTGGAATGGGTTGCTACAGGGAAAGCTACAGCAGGCGCTCTTTCTAAAGAAGAATTGTACCTACACAGTTCGTATTTCAGCCCCACTGAGTTTCGCATTCTCCACACAGATCCGCACGAAGTCCCTCCTGGCGTAGTTTTGGTTGCACCTAACGTAGACAAAAACCTGCGCCAGCAAATTTACCAAATCATGAATGGAGTCCCCTCGATTTTGGCGCAAGAAGCAGGATACATTCCCAACAGCTCAGCGCCAGACTACGGTTATATGATTTCAGTCGTTAAGCGCGTCAGAGCAATTTTTCCCGACGAATACGAACATGGCGCAACGCCTCTACAACTCAAACCCGCCCGACTTTTAGATAATATTTCGATTTAG
- a CDS encoding serine/threonine protein kinase — translation MNSPLQKDNWLGRCVGERQRYRLEQHLGAGGMGDVFIARDVPIGKLVALKILKGSLAESADLRKRFEREVTLCAALKSDHIVNISDYGVTDEGYPFYVMEYLQGQSLGQLLRQQQQLGLERSLSIAIQVCQGLRLAHQGVHLWQNGATASKQIKVVHRDLKPDNIFLVPTALGELVKILDFGIAKICNDTNEFTNLTNVFIGTFHYAAPEQFELGTEVDERADIYSLGVILYEMLTGTDPFGFNFRRNSNTISGMSWVFAHASKPPIQLRSQPRCEHFSLQLEAVVMRCLQKSPRDRFSSVDELSRALQAAVAIDLANNTIVPGLGAATTIATLPPPAHPSELTTTQLPDPTFPPDFTQRLSAPRVPLEATDVSLSAQHRSLVKLFTEFAGPIATTVFRQVAAQSYSVEQLVENLSVYLPAKQQAEFERQAKAIEAESTAKSQTHNTNGNKFSHNQLSNNLAQSALDTNFIQRCEKTLIDLIGPIAPILIQKVLKSGMQISELELVNRLANEIPDPQKAADFCRRLLK, via the coding sequence ATGAACTCGCCATTACAAAAAGACAACTGGCTCGGTCGCTGCGTTGGCGAACGCCAGCGCTACAGACTAGAACAACATCTAGGCGCGGGCGGAATGGGAGATGTCTTCATCGCCAGGGACGTACCGATTGGCAAACTAGTCGCTTTAAAGATCCTCAAAGGATCGCTAGCAGAATCAGCCGATCTGAGAAAGCGGTTCGAGCGAGAAGTGACTCTCTGCGCTGCGCTCAAAAGCGATCACATCGTGAATATCAGCGACTATGGCGTTACCGATGAGGGGTATCCCTTCTACGTCATGGAGTACCTGCAAGGACAGAGCTTAGGACAACTGCTACGCCAGCAGCAACAGCTGGGTCTCGAACGCAGTCTGTCGATCGCGATCCAAGTGTGTCAAGGTTTGCGGTTGGCGCATCAAGGCGTACACCTATGGCAAAATGGAGCAACCGCTAGCAAGCAGATCAAAGTCGTCCATCGCGATCTCAAGCCAGATAATATTTTTCTCGTTCCTACTGCATTGGGAGAACTCGTCAAAATTCTCGATTTTGGTATTGCTAAAATTTGTAACGATACAAATGAATTTACCAATCTGACGAACGTTTTTATTGGGACTTTTCACTATGCAGCTCCCGAACAGTTTGAGCTAGGGACAGAAGTAGACGAACGTGCTGATATTTACAGCCTCGGCGTAATTCTCTACGAAATGCTGACTGGAACCGACCCATTTGGGTTTAATTTCCGTCGCAATAGCAATACGATTAGCGGTATGTCATGGGTATTCGCTCATGCTTCCAAGCCCCCGATTCAGTTGCGATCGCAGCCTCGGTGCGAGCATTTTTCACTACAACTAGAAGCCGTCGTCATGCGGTGCTTGCAGAAATCGCCCCGCGATCGCTTTAGTTCTGTAGACGAGTTAAGTCGTGCCTTGCAAGCTGCCGTAGCGATCGATCTGGCGAATAATACAATTGTCCCAGGTTTAGGTGCAGCAACGACAATTGCGACATTGCCTCCTCCCGCACACCCATCCGAACTAACGACCACTCAACTACCCGATCCAACTTTTCCACCTGACTTTACCCAACGTCTGTCTGCGCCCCGAGTCCCGTTAGAAGCTACCGACGTATCCCTGTCAGCCCAACACCGATCGCTAGTCAAGCTGTTTACAGAATTTGCTGGACCGATTGCGACTACTGTGTTTCGACAAGTAGCAGCTCAATCATACAGCGTCGAGCAGTTGGTAGAAAACCTCTCAGTTTACCTGCCTGCCAAGCAACAAGCAGAATTCGAGCGTCAGGCAAAAGCGATCGAAGCCGAGTCAACAGCTAAATCTCAAACCCACAACACCAACGGCAATAAATTTTCCCATAATCAATTATCCAATAATTTAGCGCAGTCAGCACTCGATACTAATTTTATTCAACGGTGTGAAAAAACTTTAATCGATCTGATTGGACCGATCGCGCCGATTCTCATTCAAAAAGTTCTAAAATCTGGAATGCAAATTTCCGAGTTGGAATTAGTCAATCGATTAGCCAATGAAATTCCCGATCCTCAAAAAGCCGCCGATTTTTGCCGTCGTCTCTTAAAATGA
- a CDS encoding ABC transporter ATP-binding protein/permease: MIQSSARLEIGRRDGSKQEFLLNGDVVRIGRAGDNNLVLSESNVSRYHAQLAPQGISGYLLTDLGSSTGTFVNNARLAPSQPRQLKDGDTIRIGGCELRFCGVEEVTTGATATQMTGIGTTVGFEATNFAAPPQAIQTQIVTPILRVTTPAGTQDIPIVKNQMTIGRDPSCDVPINFPQVSSRHAELVERQGSYTIVDLGSRNGLLYQGQRISERRLMDGDAIAIGSGITLTFQTTATDQVPSITHQLNLSNRNNLTIGRDEQNDIAIDHPTVSRYHARISRQDGTFAIADLNSSNGTFVNGKRVSGSQSLRPEDTIRIGPTRFVFNVDETLVSFNEEGNLRLDAVNLTKVVGKGTTLLDDISLSILPREFIVIAGVSGGGKSTLLDALNGFRPATSGMVLVNGEDLYKNFNAYRTELGYVPQDDIIHKELTVKQALDFAAQLRMPSDTTPGERQKRVQEVLTDLELLQRQDVPVKALSGGQRKRVSIGVELITKPSLFFLDEATSGLDPGTELQIMKLLRKLSDQGRTILLITHATKNVTLCDRVVFLAKGGRVAYFGPPAEAIDYFGVEEFDQIYGKVEHELSPEEWQQRFRNSRHYHKYVLERQQQLQMPQMAQRSHRAKQKPGSTIKQVSAWQQFIILSRRNLAILMRDRAGLFLMGAIAPILGIMDFVTWKRDVFNLQEGDAGQAITMLFTTALIAVIVGSLATMREIVKEQEIYRRERMIGLKILPYIMSKVWIGVIIALYQAAIFLLFKWLAIELPGGTPELFNMYVTLFLATLAGMVMGLLVSAISPNQNVAPLLTIIFLVPQITFGGGMLPVETFGPPGQLINRITITKWSFESLVTISQMGEDVADDSYWKLAEKERKKQTAEQKKKSQCLGKALFKKCVFPGLKSKYDPVVDKPEPVKPKDPGKAPSDPRKLDDYEKRVDKYKKDVDVWQKEYSEWKGKYEGAIKSAEGLIERFKKDYGASFKVNLAWHWSMLGVLIVAMFALLFGVQKRKDIV; the protein is encoded by the coding sequence ATGATTCAGTCTTCTGCACGTCTGGAGATTGGTAGACGTGACGGTAGTAAGCAAGAGTTTCTACTCAACGGCGACGTGGTGAGAATTGGTCGAGCGGGAGATAATAACTTAGTTTTGAGCGAAAGTAATGTTTCGCGCTATCACGCTCAGCTGGCGCCCCAAGGTATAAGTGGATACTTACTTACAGATTTAGGAAGTAGTACTGGCACTTTTGTCAATAATGCTAGGTTGGCTCCTAGTCAACCGAGGCAACTCAAAGATGGAGACACGATTAGAATCGGGGGTTGCGAGTTGCGCTTTTGCGGTGTTGAGGAAGTCACTACAGGTGCAACTGCAACCCAGATGACGGGGATAGGGACGACTGTTGGCTTTGAAGCCACAAATTTTGCTGCACCACCGCAAGCAATTCAGACTCAGATCGTAACACCGATATTGCGGGTGACGACTCCAGCGGGAACGCAAGATATTCCGATTGTCAAAAACCAGATGACGATCGGTCGCGATCCTAGTTGTGATGTCCCGATTAATTTTCCCCAAGTTTCGTCACGGCACGCCGAATTAGTCGAGCGTCAAGGCAGCTACACGATAGTCGATCTAGGGAGCAGAAATGGGTTGTTATATCAAGGGCAACGCATTAGCGAACGGCGGTTAATGGATGGAGACGCGATCGCGATCGGTTCTGGAATTACTCTGACTTTCCAGACAACTGCTACCGACCAAGTACCAAGTATTACGCATCAACTGAATCTGAGCAATCGCAATAATTTAACGATCGGTCGCGACGAGCAGAACGATATTGCAATCGACCATCCAACCGTATCGCGCTATCATGCCAGAATTTCGCGTCAAGATGGGACGTTTGCGATCGCCGACCTCAATTCCAGTAACGGTACTTTTGTCAACGGCAAGCGCGTCAGCGGTTCGCAGTCGCTCAGACCTGAAGATACAATTCGCATCGGTCCGACTCGCTTTGTCTTCAACGTTGACGAGACTTTAGTGAGCTTCAACGAAGAAGGGAATCTGCGTCTGGATGCCGTCAACTTAACGAAGGTTGTCGGTAAAGGCACGACCTTGTTGGATGACATTTCGTTGTCGATCTTGCCGCGAGAATTTATCGTAATTGCCGGAGTCAGCGGTGGCGGTAAATCGACCCTCCTCGATGCACTCAACGGTTTTCGCCCTGCTACAAGTGGGATGGTACTGGTAAACGGAGAAGATTTATACAAAAACTTTAATGCCTACCGTACCGAACTCGGTTACGTCCCTCAAGATGACATCATTCACAAAGAATTGACGGTCAAGCAAGCGCTCGATTTTGCCGCTCAGTTAAGGATGCCTTCAGATACCACTCCTGGCGAACGTCAAAAGCGGGTGCAAGAAGTTTTGACAGACTTAGAATTGCTGCAACGCCAGGACGTACCTGTAAAAGCATTGAGCGGCGGACAGCGCAAGCGGGTATCGATTGGAGTCGAGCTAATTACCAAACCCAGCTTATTTTTCCTCGATGAAGCGACATCCGGTCTTGACCCTGGTACGGAACTTCAGATCATGAAGTTGCTACGCAAATTATCAGATCAGGGACGGACGATCTTGCTGATTACTCACGCCACGAAGAACGTGACGCTGTGCGATCGCGTGGTATTTTTGGCGAAAGGGGGACGAGTCGCCTATTTTGGTCCGCCAGCAGAAGCAATTGACTATTTTGGGGTGGAGGAGTTCGATCAGATCTACGGCAAGGTAGAACACGAACTATCACCTGAAGAATGGCAGCAACGCTTTAGAAACTCGCGTCACTATCACAAGTACGTATTAGAGCGCCAACAACAGCTGCAAATGCCCCAAATGGCACAAAGAAGCCATCGAGCCAAACAGAAACCAGGTAGCACAATTAAGCAAGTTTCGGCATGGCAGCAGTTTATCATCCTGTCGCGTCGCAACTTAGCAATTTTGATGCGCGATCGCGCTGGCTTGTTTTTGATGGGTGCGATCGCGCCAATTCTCGGCATCATGGATTTTGTAACTTGGAAGCGAGACGTTTTCAATCTTCAAGAAGGTGATGCCGGACAAGCAATCACGATGCTATTTACTACCGCTTTAATTGCGGTAATTGTAGGCAGCTTAGCTACCATGCGCGAGATTGTCAAAGAACAAGAAATCTATCGCCGCGAACGCATGATCGGGCTGAAAATTTTGCCTTATATCATGTCTAAAGTTTGGATTGGGGTCATAATAGCTCTATATCAAGCAGCAATCTTCTTGTTATTTAAATGGCTGGCGATCGAGCTTCCTGGTGGCACGCCAGAACTGTTCAATATGTATGTCACTCTCTTCCTGGCTACTCTAGCTGGGATGGTGATGGGGCTTCTAGTATCGGCGATTTCGCCCAACCAAAACGTAGCACCCCTACTCACAATTATTTTCCTCGTACCACAAATTACATTTGGTGGGGGGATGTTACCTGTAGAGACGTTTGGTCCTCCAGGGCAGCTGATCAATCGCATCACAATTACAAAGTGGTCTTTTGAGTCGTTAGTCACGATCTCCCAAATGGGTGAAGACGTAGCAGATGATTCCTACTGGAAACTAGCAGAAAAAGAAAGAAAAAAACAAACTGCCGAACAGAAAAAAAAGAGCCAGTGCTTAGGTAAAGCACTGTTTAAAAAATGCGTTTTTCCAGGTCTAAAATCTAAATACGACCCAGTAGTAGATAAGCCAGAACCAGTTAAGCCGAAAGATCCTGGCAAAGCTCCCTCAGATCCTAGAAAACTCGATGACTATGAAAAGAGAGTAGACAAATACAAAAAAGATGTAGATGTCTGGCAAAAAGAATATAGCGAGTGGAAAGGAAAATATGAGGGTGCGATCAAGAGTGCAGAAGGATTGATCGAACGCTTTAAAAAAGACTATGGTGCTTCATTTAAAGTCAATTTAGCTTGGCACTGGTCTATGCTGGGAGTGCTAATAGTTGCTATGTTTGCCCTTCTATTTGGAGTCCAGAAGCGCAAAGATATTGTTTGA
- a CDS encoding DUF4105 domain-containing protein → MLQYLQRKAVKILALTVVPLLTFTPIVYAQSGRIVPAAANKNKVCICDPKDPFDPRARMPQGPFKGRCMSCKQRSVRLLSPLETIPYNAAPDMLVIANFNYKGKYWVAKIPKNAVEDVIFQIQYYNVLPSPYTAHSQIRFRLKPGYEAILVPQSIGVAPTEIRMRDFVYAANAMLVEGGEWNPATGLFDFFAIAHEFISLEDRIKDAFEYKLTDRVEQIRLALTPQQKQELLMSAILQGDRDRTNSMYDTLNKNCTSEVLRAVDRTIGYNPKLAQKGKPEVFISMPTGPAVDEALFKGNLTPDKLNKIIIERLAQLSKIPIPTPPYEAIVRRKLVNSKSKIANLEVEFPREFNSSRP, encoded by the coding sequence ATGCTGCAATACTTACAACGAAAAGCAGTAAAGATCTTGGCATTGACTGTAGTGCCTTTACTTACTTTCACGCCAATAGTTTACGCTCAATCAGGTAGGATTGTTCCTGCTGCTGCAAACAAAAACAAAGTTTGTATTTGCGACCCTAAAGATCCTTTCGATCCGAGAGCAAGAATGCCTCAGGGTCCTTTTAAAGGTCGCTGTATGAGCTGTAAGCAACGCTCTGTAAGGTTACTATCTCCTTTAGAAACAATACCCTACAATGCTGCCCCAGATATGTTAGTCATTGCCAACTTCAACTATAAGGGCAAATACTGGGTTGCCAAAATTCCTAAAAATGCTGTGGAAGATGTTATTTTTCAGATTCAATATTATAACGTATTACCAAGCCCATATACTGCTCACAGTCAAATTCGTTTTCGCCTTAAACCAGGCTATGAAGCAATTTTAGTTCCACAGTCAATTGGTGTAGCGCCAACTGAAATTCGGATGCGAGATTTTGTGTATGCAGCAAATGCCATGTTGGTTGAAGGAGGTGAATGGAATCCAGCTACAGGATTATTCGATTTCTTCGCGATCGCCCATGAATTTATTAGCTTAGAAGATAGAATTAAAGATGCTTTTGAATACAAATTAACCGATCGAGTCGAGCAAATTAGATTGGCGTTGACTCCCCAACAAAAACAAGAGTTGCTGATGAGTGCAATCTTGCAAGGCGATCGCGATCGCACAAATTCGATGTACGATACTTTGAATAAAAATTGTACTTCCGAAGTATTACGAGCTGTCGATCGCACGATTGGTTACAATCCGAAACTAGCTCAAAAAGGCAAGCCAGAAGTTTTTATTAGTATGCCTACAGGTCCAGCAGTTGATGAAGCTCTGTTCAAGGGTAATTTAACACCCGATAAGTTGAACAAAATCATCATCGAACGCCTTGCCCAACTTTCCAAAATTCCCATACCAACACCGCCTTATGAAGCAATTGTAAGGCGAAAACTGGTAAACAGCAAGAGTAAAATAGCAAATTTAGAAGTGGAGTTCCCCAGAGAGTTTAATAGTAGCAGACCTTGA
- a CDS encoding DUF4105 domain-containing protein — protein sequence MTVSKKKNNFYLLGKMVVLTALSTFAVTPSAIAQTGNDLSYFVTSSGSNACVCNPADPFDPQARMPKGTFKGQCLNCEQRAVKLLSPSEAAPYKPAPGSMVLANFKHKGKFWVAQIPRNAVADAIFQIQYYSVLRSPYSAHGQLRFRLKPGYEAILVPQSKTTSGVPKAVRVRDIVYVANGIGVKSAGWNPISGLIDFYAIAQEITALEDRVIDAAQFPFTDRVEQIRLALTPQQKQQLLINAIHQSDREGTSVMYDTLNRNCTTESLRIIDRTIGYNPKILPQEQQEYFVSLPMGVDFNQAALNRELTSETLNEFLAEQIKKMPPIQLPTAPYDAIVRRGLVNSQSKLPNLEQEFAAEFKNKKR from the coding sequence ATGACTGTATCAAAAAAAAAGAATAATTTTTACTTGTTAGGAAAAATGGTGGTATTGACAGCATTATCTACCTTTGCTGTGACACCAAGTGCGATCGCCCAAACAGGAAATGACTTATCATATTTCGTTACCAGTAGTGGTAGCAATGCTTGCGTTTGCAACCCCGCAGACCCTTTCGATCCGCAGGCGAGAATGCCTAAAGGTACTTTTAAAGGTCAGTGTTTGAATTGCGAACAACGTGCTGTCAAACTACTCTCTCCTAGTGAAGCTGCACCATATAAACCTGCGCCAGGATCGATGGTGCTTGCTAACTTCAAACATAAGGGCAAGTTTTGGGTGGCTCAAATTCCTCGGAATGCCGTTGCTGATGCGATATTTCAGATCCAGTACTATAGCGTTCTACGCAGTCCCTACAGCGCCCACGGACAGCTGCGATTTCGCCTCAAGCCTGGATATGAAGCAATTTTGGTACCGCAATCTAAAACAACTTCTGGAGTACCAAAAGCAGTTCGCGTGCGAGATATTGTCTATGTTGCTAACGGTATTGGCGTGAAGTCAGCAGGATGGAACCCAATTTCAGGATTAATTGATTTCTATGCTATTGCTCAAGAAATAACAGCTTTGGAAGATCGAGTGATAGATGCGGCTCAGTTTCCCTTTACGGATCGGGTAGAGCAAATTCGCTTAGCGCTAACTCCACAGCAAAAACAACAATTATTAATTAATGCTATTCATCAGAGCGATCGCGAAGGTACTAGTGTGATGTATGATACATTAAATCGTAACTGTACCACTGAATCGCTGCGAATTATCGATCGCACTATTGGCTATAATCCTAAAATTTTGCCCCAAGAACAGCAGGAATACTTTGTCAGTTTGCCTATGGGTGTCGATTTCAATCAAGCCGCACTCAATCGAGAATTGACTTCTGAAACATTGAATGAATTCTTAGCAGAGCAAATTAAAAAGATGCCTCCGATACAGTTACCCACTGCTCCTTATGATGCGATCGTGCGGCGCGGACTTGTCAACAGTCAGAGCAAACTGCCAAATCTAGAACAAGAATTTGCTGCGGAATTTAAAAATAAAAAACGTTAA